From Klebsiella electrica, the proteins below share one genomic window:
- the rnm gene encoding RNase RNM: protein MSDTQYAVIYDLHSHTTASDGRLTPQELVHRAHQMRVGTLAITDHDTVAAIPAARAEIARAGLPLTLVTGVEISTLWENHEIHIVGLNIDIAHPALTALLEEQKARRQLRAQMIAERLEKARIPGAWEGAMKLADGGAVTRGHFARFLVDAGHASNIADVFKKYLARGKTGYVPPQWCTIKQAIDVIHHSGGKAVIAHPGRYDLSAKWLKRLLAHFSEQGGDAMELAQCQQAPHERTQLAAYAAQFGLLGSQGSDFHQPCPWIELGRKLWLPAGVEGIWHSWETAAE from the coding sequence TTGAGCGACACCCAATACGCAGTGATTTACGATCTGCACAGCCATACCACCGCCTCTGACGGGCGGCTGACTCCGCAAGAACTGGTTCATCGCGCTCACCAGATGCGCGTCGGGACGCTGGCGATTACCGACCACGATACCGTGGCGGCGATCCCCGCAGCGCGTGCCGAAATCGCCCGCGCCGGTTTACCGCTTACGTTGGTGACCGGGGTGGAAATTTCAACATTGTGGGAAAACCACGAGATTCATATTGTCGGGCTGAATATTGATATTGCGCACCCGGCGCTGACCGCGCTTCTGGAAGAGCAGAAGGCGCGTCGCCAGCTGCGCGCGCAGATGATCGCCGAGCGGCTGGAGAAAGCGCGGATTCCTGGCGCCTGGGAGGGCGCCATGAAGCTTGCCGACGGCGGGGCGGTCACCCGCGGACATTTCGCGCGCTTCCTGGTGGATGCCGGGCATGCCAGCAATATCGCCGACGTTTTTAAAAAATACCTCGCCCGCGGGAAAACCGGATACGTTCCGCCGCAGTGGTGTACAATAAAACAAGCGATTGATGTCATTCATCATTCTGGCGGCAAAGCGGTTATCGCCCATCCCGGGCGTTACGACCTCTCCGCCAAGTGGCTGAAACGGCTGTTGGCCCACTTCAGCGAGCAGGGTGGCGATGCGATGGAACTGGCGCAATGTCAGCAGGCGCCCCATGAACGTACGCAGCTTGCCGCGTATGCCGCGCAGTTTGGTCTTCTGGGTTCGCAAGGCTCTGATTTTCACCAGCCTTGTCCGTGGATCGAACTGGGCCGCAAACTTTGGCTACCCGCTGGTGTGGAAGGGATCTGGCACAGCTGGGAAACGGCCGCAGAATAA
- a CDS encoding anthranilate synthase component 1: MQTSKPALELLTSDAIYRENPTALFHQLCGARPATLLLESADIDSKDDLKSLLLVDSALRITALGDTVTLQALSANGAALLDLLDNTLPSGIGNQRQPNSRILTFPPVSALLDEDARLCSLSVFDAFRLLQELVTVPSDEREAMFFGGLFAYDLVAGFENLPALESDTACPDYCFYLAETLLVIDHQTKNTRIQSSLFTPLENEKQRLVQRIAQLRQQINEPPAPLPVTKVESMTCDCDQSDEEYGAVVRKMQRAIRAGEIFQVVPSRRFSLPCPSALAAYDVLKKSNPSPYMFFMQDNDFSLFGASPESSLKYDAVSRQIEIYPIAGTRPRGRRADGSLDRDLDSRIELEMRTDHKELSEHLMLVDLARNDLARICTPGSRYVADLTKVDRYSFVMHLVSRVVGELRSDLDVLHAYRACMNMGTLSGAPKVRAMQLIAAAEGKRRGSYGGAVGYFTAHGDLDTCIVIRSAYVQDGIATVQAGAGIVLDSVPQSEADETRNKARAVLRAIAQAHHAKETF, translated from the coding sequence ATGCAAACATCAAAACCGGCACTTGAGCTTCTCACCAGCGACGCCATTTACCGCGAGAATCCCACGGCGTTGTTCCACCAGCTTTGCGGCGCTCGCCCGGCCACGCTGCTGCTGGAGTCCGCGGATATCGACAGCAAAGATGATTTAAAGAGCCTGCTGCTGGTGGACAGCGCGCTGCGCATTACCGCACTAGGTGACACCGTCACTTTACAGGCGCTGTCCGCTAACGGCGCGGCGTTGCTGGATTTACTGGATAACACCCTGCCTTCAGGCATCGGCAATCAGCGTCAGCCCAACAGCCGGATCCTGACCTTCCCGCCCGTCAGCGCGCTGCTGGATGAAGATGCTCGCCTGTGCTCTTTATCGGTCTTCGACGCCTTCCGTCTGCTGCAGGAGCTGGTGACCGTCCCGTCGGACGAGCGCGAAGCGATGTTCTTCGGCGGCCTGTTTGCCTATGACCTGGTGGCCGGTTTTGAAAATCTGCCGGCGCTGGAAAGCGACACCGCCTGCCCGGACTACTGTTTCTATCTGGCCGAAACCCTGCTGGTTATCGACCATCAAACCAAAAATACCCGCATTCAGTCGAGCCTGTTCACCCCGCTGGAAAATGAAAAACAGCGCCTGGTTCAGCGAATTGCCCAGCTTCGCCAGCAGATTAACGAGCCGCCTGCGCCGCTGCCGGTGACCAAAGTTGAATCGATGACCTGCGACTGCGATCAAAGCGATGAAGAGTACGGTGCGGTGGTACGCAAAATGCAGCGCGCCATTCGCGCCGGTGAAATCTTCCAGGTGGTGCCGTCCCGTCGCTTCTCTCTGCCCTGCCCGTCGGCGCTGGCGGCCTACGACGTTCTGAAAAAGAGCAACCCCAGCCCGTACATGTTCTTTATGCAGGATAACGACTTCTCTCTGTTTGGCGCCTCGCCTGAAAGCTCGCTGAAATATGACGCCGTCAGCCGCCAGATTGAGATCTACCCGATTGCCGGCACCCGCCCGCGCGGCCGCCGTGCCGACGGATCGCTGGATCGCGATCTCGACAGCCGTATCGAGCTGGAAATGCGCACCGACCATAAAGAGCTTTCCGAGCATCTGATGCTGGTTGACCTGGCGCGTAACGACCTCGCGCGAATCTGTACGCCGGGCAGCCGCTACGTCGCCGACCTGACCAAAGTAGACCGCTACTCCTTTGTGATGCACCTGGTATCCAGGGTGGTTGGCGAACTGCGTAGCGACCTCGACGTGCTGCACGCCTATCGCGCCTGTATGAATATGGGCACCCTGAGCGGCGCGCCGAAAGTCCGCGCCATGCAGCTTATCGCCGCCGCCGAAGGCAAACGCCGCGGCAGTTACGGCGGCGCGGTGGGTTACTTTACCGCCCACGGCGACCTTGATACCTGCATCGTGATTCGTTCTGCCTACGTGCAGGACGGCATCGCCACCGTCCAGGCTGGCGCCGGTATTGTTCTGGATTCAGTGCCTCAGTCCGAAGCGGATGAAACCCGCAATAAAGCTCGCGCGGTGCTGCGCGCAATCGCTCAGGCCCACCACGCTAAGGAGACTTTCTGA
- the trpD gene encoding bifunctional anthranilate synthase glutamate amidotransferase component TrpG/anthranilate phosphoribosyltransferase TrpD encodes MADILLLDNIDSFTYNLADQLRANGHNVVIYRNSVPAQTLIERIGTMDNPVLMLSPGPGTPSEAGCMPELLTRLRGKLPIIGICLGHQAIVEAYGGYVGQAGEILHGKASSIEHDGQAMFAGLSNPLPVARYHSLVGSNIPAGLTINANFNGMVMAVRHDADRVCGFQFHPESILTTQGARLLEQTLAWALQKLEQTNVIQPILEKLYQAETLSQQESHQLFSAVVRGEVKPEQLAAALVSMKVRGEQPQEIAGAATALLENAAPFPRPDYLFADIVGTGGDGSNSINISTASAFVAAACGLKVAKHGNRSVSSKSGSSDLLAAFGINLDMHADKSRAALDELGVCFLFAPKYHTGFRHAMPVRQQLKTRTLFNVLGPLINPAHPPLALIGVYSPELVLPIAETLRVLGYQRAAVVHSGGMDEVSLHAPTVVAELNNGEIKSYQLTANDFGLTPYHQEQLAGGTPEENRDILTRLLQGKGEAAHEAAVAANVAMLMRLYGHEDLKANAQQVINVLRSGAAYDRVTALAARG; translated from the coding sequence ATGGCCGACATTCTGCTGCTCGATAATATCGACTCTTTTACCTACAACCTGGCAGACCAGCTGCGCGCGAACGGCCATAACGTGGTGATTTACCGTAACTCGGTTCCGGCACAGACCTTAATTGAGCGTATTGGTACGATGGATAATCCGGTACTGATGCTCTCCCCGGGGCCGGGTACCCCCAGCGAAGCCGGCTGCATGCCGGAGCTGCTGACCCGGCTGCGCGGCAAGCTGCCGATCATCGGTATCTGCCTCGGCCATCAGGCCATTGTGGAAGCCTACGGCGGCTACGTGGGCCAGGCTGGCGAAATCCTCCACGGCAAAGCCTCCAGCATCGAACATGACGGTCAGGCAATGTTTGCCGGGCTGAGCAACCCGCTGCCGGTGGCGCGCTATCACTCGCTGGTCGGCAGCAATATTCCGGCCGGGCTGACCATTAACGCCAACTTTAACGGGATGGTCATGGCGGTGCGTCATGATGCCGACCGCGTCTGCGGCTTCCAGTTCCATCCGGAGTCGATTCTCACCACCCAGGGCGCACGTCTGCTGGAGCAGACCCTGGCATGGGCGCTACAGAAACTCGAACAGACCAACGTGATTCAGCCGATCCTCGAAAAACTGTATCAGGCGGAAACCCTGAGCCAGCAGGAAAGTCACCAGTTGTTCTCTGCGGTGGTGCGCGGCGAGGTCAAACCCGAGCAGTTGGCTGCTGCGCTGGTGAGCATGAAGGTGCGCGGTGAACAACCGCAAGAGATTGCCGGCGCCGCCACCGCCCTGCTGGAAAACGCCGCGCCGTTCCCGCGTCCGGATTACCTGTTCGCCGATATCGTCGGTACCGGCGGCGACGGCAGCAACAGCATCAACATCTCCACCGCCAGCGCCTTTGTGGCCGCGGCCTGCGGCCTGAAAGTCGCCAAACACGGCAACCGCAGCGTCTCAAGCAAGTCGGGCTCTTCCGATCTGCTGGCGGCGTTCGGTATCAACCTGGATATGCATGCCGATAAGTCCCGCGCCGCGCTGGATGAACTGGGCGTCTGCTTCCTGTTTGCGCCGAAGTATCACACCGGTTTCCGCCATGCGATGCCGGTTCGCCAGCAGCTGAAAACCCGCACGCTGTTCAACGTGCTCGGGCCGCTGATTAACCCGGCGCATCCGCCGCTGGCGCTGATTGGCGTCTACAGCCCGGAACTGGTGCTGCCGATTGCCGAGACCCTGCGCGTGCTGGGCTACCAGCGTGCCGCGGTGGTTCACAGCGGCGGGATGGATGAAGTGTCGCTGCATGCGCCGACGGTCGTCGCCGAGCTGAATAACGGGGAAATCAAAAGCTATCAGCTGACAGCCAATGACTTTGGTCTTACCCCTTACCATCAGGAGCAGCTGGCTGGCGGCACGCCGGAAGAAAACCGTGACATTCTGACGCGCTTGCTACAAGGTAAAGGTGAAGCCGCTCACGAAGCCGCCGTCGCCGCCAACGTCGCCATGCTGATGCGCCTGTACGGCCACGAAGACCTGAAGGCCAACGCTCAGCAGGTGATCAATGTGCTGCGCAGCGGAGCGGCCTATGACAGAGTGACCGCATTAGCGGCAAGAGGGTAA